In one window of Oryzias melastigma strain HK-1 linkage group LG5, ASM292280v2, whole genome shotgun sequence DNA:
- the si:ch211-25d12.7 gene encoding src-like-adapter 2: protein MTKTTSSVKAFLRTIASPNRELQKVSTDCRKMGSCFTRCHSNLEVLENSPESDSPALQESVIVSLHDYPMFEDTEPIMFAGERLLVVSEDGDFITVRSSTTGRESYIPTNYTAKVTHRWLYTGISRYKAEELLQKPNNQNGSFLIRESETNRDSHSLSILMRTNSLQVNPVKHYRIYRLQNSWYYISPGLTFPSLHCLVEHYSEFPNGLCCQLTAPCFIQGLDTPRPVPNTIRRPTINWKDISRSVILRRKRTESGHSLVSEGLREAISSYLQMTEGDDHSWDT from the exons ATGACCAAGACGACTAGCAGTGTAAAGGCTTTTCTGAGGACTATTGCTTCTCCAAACAGAGAACTTCAGAAG GTCTCGACAGACTGCCGGAAAATGGGCTCCTGCTTTACCAGATGTCACTCGAATTTAGAGGTTTTAGAAAATTCACCTGAATCTGACTCACCAG CCCTCCAGGAAAGTGTGATTGTGTCGCTCCATGACTACCCAATGTTTGAAGACACAGAGCCCATCATGTTCGCTGGTGAGAGACTCCTCGTCGTATCAGA GGATGGAGATTTCATCACGGTGAGATCCTCGACCACCGGCCGAGAGAGCTACATCCCCACCAACTATACAGCCAAGGTGACGCACAG GTGGCTGTACACAGGCATCAGCAGATACAAGgcggaggagctgctgcagaaacCCAACAACCAGAATGGATCCTTTTTGATCCGAGAATCCGAAACAAACAGAG acaGCCACTCGCTATCCATCTTGATGAGAACCAACTCTCTACAAGTGAACCCTGTGAAGCACTACCGCATCTACCGCCTCCAAAACAGCTGGTACTATATTTCCCCAGGACTCACCTTCCCCTCCCTACACTGCCTCGTGGAACACTATTCAG AGTTTCCAAACGGCCTGTGCTGCCAGCTGACGGCGCCTTGCTTCATCCAGGGTTTAGACACCCCCAGGCCCGTCCCCAACACTATCAGAAGGCCTACAATTAACTGGAAAGACATCAGCAG GTCAGTGATTCTCAGAAGAAAGAGAACAGAGTCAGGTCACTCTCTGGTGAGCGAAGGACTGAGGGAGGCTATCAGCTCCTACCTCCAAATGACAGAGGGCGATGATCATAGCTGGGACACTTGA